A segment of the Patescibacteria group bacterium genome:
CAAGACACTTCTTATGCCTGGCGATGTTTTAAATATTAACACCATAATGCCAAGAGGTGGTGGTAGTATTAAAATCTTTCACAGCGACAAGGAACAGGGAGAAATTCCCGAAAGAGGTAAGTATCGGTGTGAATATGAAAAGAGTGACAAGGTGGATAAGGGAAACGTCTCAGTCTTATTTGCTAAAGGCCACAATACTAATATTTCTGTCGACGTGGTTAGAAACGTGAAAAAAAAGGCAGATTTTACACGCTTGTCCAATCTGTAAAAAGTAAAAAAAAGGAATGCTAAATACATTCCTTTTTCTTTTTTAAAAATTATGCTATTATTATATATATAATTAATAAAAATATTATGACTAATTCAAAGAATAAAAAAAGGAAAATATATTTGCAATATTTTTTAACTGCCGTTGTTCTAATTTTTTTTATTGGATATGGTAATCAATTTGTTCATGCGGCTAAACAGGATTTTTCTAGCCCATCAGAACTATCCAATCCACTTGGCTCTGATGAAAACATGAGAGATCCAAACTACGTCATCGGCAAAATCATCAACTCCGTCCTTGGAGTTGTCGGTACTATTGCCTTAGTAATGTTTATTTACGGTGGTTTTCTTTGGATGACTTCTGGTGGTGGCGATGGCGTCAAGAAGGGGAAGGAGACTATTGTTTGGGCTACTTTTGGTTTGGTTATCATCTTTATGGCCTATTCAATTGTCAATTTCGTGATTGGTAATATTTTATTAGGTAAGCCAGTATAAATAGTTATTCACTTTTCTCCAAAAAGAGCTACGGCTCTTTTTTGTTTTGAGAAAAGTGATTTTTTGTGTTATAATAATCTTGTAATATTAAACTCTAAAATATGACAAGCTCAAGTGAATTAAGCGGACTAAATAGCGTGGAGGCGCGGGATTTGCTGAAAAAGCATGGTGCAAACATAGTGGTTGATAAAAAAAGGATAAGTGGTTTTTGGATTTTTTTCGAAAAACTGACTAGTCCTTTGTTTTTGTTAATGATTGGCATTTCGGTAGTTTCTTTTGTAGTCGGACAACGGGCGAGTGCGATTATTGTGATGATGATGATTATTTTGTCCGCGACTTTGGATTTTATTAATTCCTATAAATCCCAAAAAGCAGTCGACCGTTTGACAGCGATGGTGTCAACGAAGACGACGGTGATTCGTGACGGCAAGAAGCAGGAGATTGATGTGCACGAGGTTGTGCCTGGGGATTTGATATATTTATCAGCAGGTAGCGTGATCCCGGCTGATTGTCAGGTTGTAGAGGGTGATGACTTTTTTGTTAATCAATCATCTTTAACTGGGGAGTCGATGCCAGTGGAAAAAAGTGTTTCCAAGAAGGGGGTGGTGGAAAAACTAACACCAGAGAACACAGCCGTGGTCTTTATGGGCACGAGTGTGATTAGCGGATTTGCCACGGTGCGAGTGTTGGAAACCGGAATTCGGACTGAATTTGGTAAAGTGGCCAAAGAATTGAATAAGGCGAAGCCGAAAACTGATTTTGAAATCAATACGATGAAATTCAGTTTTTTTATTATGAAGATTGTCTTTTACATGGTTAGCTTTGTTTTTGTTGCTTTTTTGGTTAAGAATTCACACGATTTAAGTATAGCGGTTATTTTGGAGGCGTTTACCTTTGCCTTGGCGGTCACTATTGGCGTGACGCCAGACATGTTGCCAGCGATTATCACAGTTTGTCTCAGTAAGGGCTCACAGATGATGGCAAAGAAAGAGGTGATTGTAAAACAATTGTCGTCGATTGAAAATTTTGGTTCAATGGATATTTTGTGTACGGATAAGACGGGCACATTAACTCAAGATCTTATTACTTTGATTAAGTATATTGATTGTAATGGCAAGGAATCTGATAAGATTTTTCGCCTTGGACATTTGAGTAGTCATTTTCATACGGGCGCGCAGAATCCGCTTGACACAGCCGTGAATAATTTTAAAGACTTGGATGTAAGTGATTATGAAAAAATAGACGAAATTCCTTATGATTTTTTGCGTAAGCGCAGTTCAATGGTGGTGCGTCGCAATGGCAAGCGCTTTTTGATCACCAAGGGGGCGCAGGAGGAAATAATTAAAATTTGTCATGGCTATGAAGCGGATAATAAAATTGATGTCATTGATAAGTGCAAGACGTTAATTGAAAAGCAAGCCAACGAATTAAGCGCGAACGGTTTTCGAGTGCTGGGTATTTGCTATAAAGAAATTCCAGATGATGATGTTCGCTCATACAGTAATACCATTGAAAATGAGATGATTTTTTCCGGCTTTTTGGCTTTTCTTGATCCGCCCAAAGAAAGTGCCGGTTCGACAATTGCCGAGTTGGAAAAGCTGGGTATTGAAGTTAAGATTTTAACTGGCGACAATGATGTTTTGACGCAAAAGATTTGTCGTGATTTAGGTTTAAATATCAAGGGTGTGATGACTGGTGTTGAGATGGCTAATTACGATGACGCCCAATTAGAGAAGAAAATAAAAGACATCAGCATTTTTGCCCGAGTAACGCCGATGCAAAAAGAGAAGATAATTTTGCTTTTGAAAAAAGGTGGCAAGACGGTTGGCTTCCTTGGTGACGGCATTAACGACGCGCCGGCTTTGCGAGCGGCGGATGTGGGTATTTCCGTGAACAATGCTGTTGATATTGCCAAGGACACGGCCGATATTATTTTGATGCAAAAGAGCCTGGAGGCCTTAAAAGATGGTGTGCTTGAGGGGCGGAAAACTTTTCATAATACTATGAAATATATTTTGATGGGTTTGTCGTCAAATTTTGGTAATATGTTTTCCATGATGGGGGCGGTGACCTTTTTGCCTTTTTTGCCGATGTTGCCAGCGCAGATTTTGTTCAATAATTTTGTTTATGATTCTTCACAATTTTCTTTGCCGACAGACGATGTTGATGCTGACGAATTATTGAAGCCCGCACACTGGGATTTGAAGTTTATTCGTAAATACATGATTGTCTTTGGTTCAGTGAGTTCTATTTTTGATTTCCTGACCTTTTATCTGTTGTATTATGTTTACCATTTAACGGAACATCAATTTCAAACCGGTTGGTTTATTGAGTCAATTGCCACGCAGATTTTGGTTATTTATATTATTCGCACCAAGAAAATTCCGTTCCTGCAAAGTCGTCCAAGTCGCGCCTTGTTTATCACCACCTTTACGGCTGTTGTTATCTCTTGGTTGGTGCAATTTACCCCTTTTGGTGTTATGATGCAATTAGAGCGATTGCCGCTAAATATTATGATGATTATTGCTTCATATGTTTTTGTTTATTTAGTGTTGGTAGAGTTTGTGAAGCGGATATTTTATCGGATGCATTTTAGGAGTTTAAAGAAGTAGTCATCGTCATTCCCGCGAAGGCGGGAATCCAGGCGCTACAAATAATGGATGTATAATTATAGAAACTATCCCGAGTGCTCGGGATTAATAAAAATATTGATAATAAATAACACTTCGTAAATTTTAATTCTCCTTACATTGAAAACACTCTACGAGGTGCCTGGATCCCCGCCTTCGCGGGGATGACGAATGTTGTAATATGAAATTAATTACCTGGAATGTCAACGGCCTTCGGGCTATTGTGAAAAAAGAATTTTATCAATTTCTGGCGATGAAAAAACCGGATGCTTTGTGCTTGCAGGAAATCAAGATGGGGGCGGCGGCAATTGAGAAAGAGAATTTTCAATTTCCCGGCTACGAAGTTTTTTGGCATCCGGCCGAGCGACCGGGGTATAGCGGAACAGCGACTTTAGTGCGTGATACTTTGGAGGTGGTGAAATGTTTTAGATTGAGTGATTTTGGAATTATTGATACTGAGGGGCGAACACAGATTTTAGAGTTTGAGAAATTTTTCTTGGTGAATACTTATTTTCCTAATGCCAATCATGAGTTGTCACGCTTACAGTTTAAATTGGATTTTAATCATGATTTGTTCGCGGTTTTAAAAAAGTTGGAAGAAAAAAAGCCGGTGGTTATTTGTGGTGATTTTAATGTGGCCCATGAAGAGATTGATTTAGTGCGAGCAAAAGAAAATATTGGTAGTCCTGGTTTTACCTATGAAGAGCGCGAAGCGATGACTGGTTTTTTGGACTCTGGTTTTGTTGATGTTTTTCGAGAACTATATCCTGATGAAAAAGAGTATACTTGGTGGAGTTATCGGGCGGGGGCACGACAAAAGAATATCGGTTGGCGGATTGATTATTTTTGCGTATCTAAGAAGTTTATGAAAAAAGTGATTGATACGACGATATTGTATAAGACGATGGGCTCGGATCATTGTCCAGTTTTATTGGAAGTTGGTGAATAGTTGACAAATTAAATGAATTTGCTATAAATTAATTACTTTTTAGTAAAAGCAATTGTTCTTTGGAAT
Coding sequences within it:
- the mgtA gene encoding magnesium-translocating P-type ATPase, whose protein sequence is MTSSSELSGLNSVEARDLLKKHGANIVVDKKRISGFWIFFEKLTSPLFLLMIGISVVSFVVGQRASAIIVMMMIILSATLDFINSYKSQKAVDRLTAMVSTKTTVIRDGKKQEIDVHEVVPGDLIYLSAGSVIPADCQVVEGDDFFVNQSSLTGESMPVEKSVSKKGVVEKLTPENTAVVFMGTSVISGFATVRVLETGIRTEFGKVAKELNKAKPKTDFEINTMKFSFFIMKIVFYMVSFVFVAFLVKNSHDLSIAVILEAFTFALAVTIGVTPDMLPAIITVCLSKGSQMMAKKEVIVKQLSSIENFGSMDILCTDKTGTLTQDLITLIKYIDCNGKESDKIFRLGHLSSHFHTGAQNPLDTAVNNFKDLDVSDYEKIDEIPYDFLRKRSSMVVRRNGKRFLITKGAQEEIIKICHGYEADNKIDVIDKCKTLIEKQANELSANGFRVLGICYKEIPDDDVRSYSNTIENEMIFSGFLAFLDPPKESAGSTIAELEKLGIEVKILTGDNDVLTQKICRDLGLNIKGVMTGVEMANYDDAQLEKKIKDISIFARVTPMQKEKIILLLKKGGKTVGFLGDGINDAPALRAADVGISVNNAVDIAKDTADIILMQKSLEALKDGVLEGRKTFHNTMKYILMGLSSNFGNMFSMMGAVTFLPFLPMLPAQILFNNFVYDSSQFSLPTDDVDADELLKPAHWDLKFIRKYMIVFGSVSSIFDFLTFYLLYYVYHLTEHQFQTGWFIESIATQILVIYIIRTKKIPFLQSRPSRALFITTFTAVVISWLVQFTPFGVMMQLERLPLNIMMIIASYVFVYLVLVEFVKRIFYRMHFRSLKK
- the xth gene encoding exodeoxyribonuclease III, with product MKLITWNVNGLRAIVKKEFYQFLAMKKPDALCLQEIKMGAAAIEKENFQFPGYEVFWHPAERPGYSGTATLVRDTLEVVKCFRLSDFGIIDTEGRTQILEFEKFFLVNTYFPNANHELSRLQFKLDFNHDLFAVLKKLEEKKPVVICGDFNVAHEEIDLVRAKENIGSPGFTYEEREAMTGFLDSGFVDVFRELYPDEKEYTWWSYRAGARQKNIGWRIDYFCVSKKFMKKVIDTTILYKTMGSDHCPVLLEVGE
- a CDS encoding pilin, which translates into the protein MTNSKNKKRKIYLQYFLTAVVLIFFIGYGNQFVHAAKQDFSSPSELSNPLGSDENMRDPNYVIGKIINSVLGVVGTIALVMFIYGGFLWMTSGGGDGVKKGKETIVWATFGLVIIFMAYSIVNFVIGNILLGKPV